A single Seriola aureovittata isolate HTS-2021-v1 ecotype China chromosome 19, ASM2101889v1, whole genome shotgun sequence DNA region contains:
- the LOC130187620 gene encoding uncharacterized protein LOC130187620 isoform X2: protein MDKITHKDTSPQREGELTSPLSPKRPRTDCTVTNNQCGKRTIDFPELLTFRKMIGSPSSKNTLQKNVVRVCTAESEDIQNENLYEQPQDTKFIVTPITALTDDVHIGLSEACFITAERQLLHLGKDEQPPLTETDKLSSCPSDGAGGALAESHTSNDASADTSSHPGCKRLGKSLEDEPPGGCCFPVGDDEDGRQVQNNVNQIQAFTLSLSDEEVKWPSDCTYEDALHDAGFCNIWSQRSNQKKNKPVFSENILFSKEEEEGNSHISPGDYADSKSFYSNPEESGNLAEGVKNEEKVSELQICEDENVANCDGETKGNINENGMSKNSIPTVSECAEGSTVSYDVVLARNIAAVDVSVEVDDFCEAEGENAAGNMIAKAWSETADHTTETPMPARISQEPAEGDNDPGPFGVIDPAIWSETDREGEEKRCNSESSAGVELSPSVKVCETETLLPLCSDVRPSHVVSSPGQTRQFNQQSTTQQRKDEKEDLCQSCTEPQACSIPINETYNMTGNESSCHWKSSPSSSPHGPTKPPPTGDDRHESHSSVRHELKEQDQSSCFPVSPDHLKTHKVEYSQTETTKIKEREDVTSFVEQIKADELWNLEKAKESEEELLQQNEKNKENTNEISTGEYISDWTEGETSECNNRLTLIKDEAKTEEKEGKEVTNVGEEMKTDGHENIGVEKNILVKIDNDLQQQNEHKTDMTEVSHVGSVSEWTEDSEVSQVSQLEQGDKLSRFPDYQKRAKTFMDENKDELLVFTIPPTSDAVVPCQHDLSHSQNVNKNPTALNCNDRFSPVPSAFTFYDGVPGGFDTFEKIQLSPDGDDDDDAAGLGSKPLLTSLPGQLLKTSERQLSHSMPGAESDKYDEIPGEEEEEKEAKEEVERLECHIENMVNEILSTDSTCNEMPNFISEADIIAFAWPEQQPQCKSACDSDEHIEDEFNPQLVTSTVSTDSDSPSDVNGCPQFEMKKQFDVVLKELNLYFDISINEFSSDSTASTPEQCSDTAEVLVGDASNCEEHISSPELGHHRDTPSDGADEDCLEMCGGNPVVSCSTGRCDSEQEVPVGSQMCQETPESTAEKHREPQEMEQRRKMWSPSFMCPPFLGELSLRPPEPHRRLEPLRTCTRPIRVGLSKRAKTKHLHRPHPYK from the coding sequence ATGgataaaatcacacacaaagacaccagtccacaaagagagggagagctaACTTCACCACTCTCTCCAAAACGGCCAAGGACGGATTGTACGGTGACAAACAACCAGTGTGGGAAAAGAACCATTGACTTTCCTGAGCTTTTGACATTTCGGAAAATGATTGGCTCCCCATCATCAAAAAATACCCTACAGAAGAATGTGGTACGAGTATGCACAGCAGAAAGTGAAGACATTCAGAATGAAAACCTTTATGAGCAACCACAAGACACTAAATTTATTGTCACCCCTATTACTGCACTCACAGATGATGTACACATAGGATTGTCTGAAGCCTGTTTTATCACTGCTGAGAGACAACTCCTACATCTGGGGAAAGATGAGCAGCCTCCACTTACTGAAACTGACAAGCTCAGCTCATGCCCGTCTGATGGTGCAGGTGGGGCATTAGCAGAGTCTCACACTTCAAACGACGCCAGCGCTGACACGTCCAGTCATCCCGGTTGCAAACGGCTGGGGAAATCACTTGAAGACGAGCCCCCTGGTGGTTGCTGTTTTCCTGTTGGAGATGACGAAGATGGGAGACAGGTGCAAAATAATGTCAATCAAATCCAAGCATTCACCCTTAGTTTAAGTGATGAAGAGGTCAAATGGCCGTCTGATTGCACTTATGAAGATGCTCTGCATGACGCAGGTTTCTGTAATATATGGAGCCAGAGAAGTAATCAGAAGAAGAACAAGCCGGTATTTAGTGAGAATATCCTTTTCagcaaagaagaggaagagggtaACAGTCATATATCTCCCGGTGATTATGCAGACTCAAAATCATTTTACTCTAACCCAGAAGAGTCTGGGAACTTGGCAGAAGGTgtaaaaaatgaggaaaaagtaTCAGAACTGCAGATTTGTGAGGATGAAAATGTTGCCAACTGTGATGGGGAAACAAAAGGCAACATTAATGAGAATGGCATGAGCAAAAATTCAATCCCTACTGTTTCTGAATGTGCTGAAGGATCAACTGTTTCTTATGATGTGGTATTAGCCAGAAATATTGCAGCTGTAGATGTGAGTGTTGAAGTTGATGACTTctgtgaggcagagggagagaatgcTGCTGGCAATATGATAGCCAAAGCTTGGAGTGAGACAGCTGATCACACAACAGAGACTCCAATGCCTGCAAGAATCAGTCAAGAGCCCGCTGAAGGAGATAATGATCCAGGCCCTTTCGGTGTAATTGACCCTGCAATCTGGAGTGAAACTGACAGGGAGGGTGAAGAGAAACGCTGTAACTCTGAGAGTAGTGCAGGTGTAGAATTATCTCCATCAGTAAAAGTCTGCGAGACGGAAACGCTTCTTCCACTGTGTTCTGACGTCAGGCCATCACATGTGGTTTCATCTCCCGGCCAGACCAGGCAGTTTAATCAGCAAAGCACAACACAGCAGCgcaaagatgaaaaagaggaTTTATGTCAGTCGTGCACAGAACCACAGGCTTGTTCCATCCCCATCAACGAAACATACAACATGACTGGCAATGAAAGCAGCTGTCATTGGAAATCTAGTCCCAGCAGCAGTCCACACGGGCCCACGAAGCCTCCTCCTACTGGGGACGATAGACACGAAAGCCACAGTTCTGTGAGACATGAGTTGAAAGAGCAGGATCAGTCCAGCTGTTTTCCTGTCAGCCCTGACCACCTGAAGACACACAAGGTTGAATATTCACAGACTGAGACAACtaagataaaagaaagagaggatgtGACAAGTTTTGTGGAACAAATAAAAGCTGATGAACTTTGGAACTTGGAGAAAGCAAAGGAGTCAGAGGAAGAACTtctgcaacaaaatgaaaaaaacaaagaaaacacaaacgaAATATCAACCGGTGAATACATCAGTGACtggacagagggagaaactAGTGAATGCAACAACAGGTTAACTCTTATCAAAGATGAagcaaaaactgaagaaaaggaaggaaaagaagtgaCAAATGTtggagaagaaatgaaaactgatgGGCACGAAAATATTGGTGTGGAGAAGAATATTTTGGTGAAAATAGACAATGATCTGCagcaacaaaatgaacacaaaacagacatgaCTGAAGTCTCACATGTGGGATCTGTCAGTGAATGGACAGAGGACAGCGAAGTAAGCCAAGTTAGTCAACTTGAACAAGGAGATAAACTCAGCCGTTTCCCTGATTACCAAAAAAGAGCTAAGACATTTATGgatgaaaataaagatgaacTTTTAGTCTTCACCATTCCTCCAACAAGTGATGCAGTTGTGCCATGCCAGCATGATCTCAGCCATTCACAAAATGTTAACAAGAACCCCACAGCCCTTAACTGTAATGACAGATTTTCCCCAGTGCCATCTGCCTTCACTTTCTATGATGGGGTGCCGGGGGGTTTTGACACTTTCGAAAAAATCCAGCTCTCACCAgacggtgatgatgatgacgatgctGCTGGCCTGGGCAGCAAGCCTCTCCTCACCAGCTTGCCCGGGCAGCTGTTGAAAACATCAGAGCGACAACTTTCCCACTCCATGCCAGGGGCAGAGAGTGACAAGTACGATGAGATaccaggagaggaggaagaggagaaagaggcgaaggaggaggtggaaagaTTGGAGTGTCACATTGAGAACATGGTAAATGAAATTTTGAGCACTGATTCCACTTGTAATGAAATGCCAAACTTTATCTCAGAAGCAGATATTATTGCTTTCGCATGGCCAGAGCAACAGCCTCAGTGTAAATCAGCCTGTGATTCTGATGAGCACATTGAGGATGAATTCAACCCTCAGTTGGTGACCTCCACTGTTTCCACTGACAGTGACAGTCCATCTGATGTGAACGGCTGCCCTCAGTTTGAGATGAAAAAGCAATTCGACGTGGTCCTGAAAGAGCTGAACTTGTATTTTGACATTAGTATAAATGAGTTTTCAAGCGACAGTACAGCATCGACACCAGAGCAGTGTAGTGATACAGCTGAAGTGTTGGTGGGCGATGCCTCAAACTGCGAAGAACATATCAGCAGCCCAGAGCTGGgacaccacagagacacacccTCAG